The following proteins are co-located in the Osmia lignaria lignaria isolate PbOS001 chromosome 12, iyOsmLign1, whole genome shotgun sequence genome:
- the LOC117610062 gene encoding uncharacterized protein LOC117610062 isoform X2: protein MVYESDFYTTRRPYSRPLVSSYSVTLRNVPHIPYVAHKRLVTVIHTPYHTVYHGGSVIPITVHSRVRPSVLAAEINRIRNLIRPYTGSYTERYLQSRDRIYFDDEAREIRAKVDSLLRRVHVFVPRAVASDFVEEIVPERMRSGDYIRRLISGKHNLKKDMEPISWYEVPERSNFSNLSCVKYIGGKPQSIRRPYFKVADLRPSDIKNDVNFLSYYSKNREAAANASSDEPMTERELRKARALQPELDESTVKRAPRVEKEPESKPEKKRGSKRGKAEERKWETPKKELEAPQEFVVETVAVSQPEPEPEPEPEPVKEPEPEPVKEPEPEPEPVKEPEPVKEPKPSKKSKPVKVAAPEPVKEPEPEPEPEPEPVKEPEPEPVKEPELELVKEPEPESVKEPEPEPVKEPEPVEEPAAKTEVKQENLEAENKETVSETEETGETEATSDNVKHDKEEAVKRIEKYLIKAAEEARTDEERKQAAEDERVRLEMEEQKAWEALQAAQERALHLDEIVEHEKAEAERQVEEQKIEAARAETERILEEERKLEEAKTEAMLKQQERMIVEEHLEKVNEQEEKEERLANVTFDDADEVKEVDHLRDDAITCDVTDQEREEKQYELITDDDTRIEEENVNEEEHLDMTETFVEEPTGAESKPESGANAVEDAPNIEEVVSGGEESFEWGDEDA, encoded by the exons ATGGTTTACGAGAGTGACTTCTACACGACCAGACGGCCCTATTCAAGGCCTCTCGTCTCGTCCTACAGCGTCACG TTGAGGAACGTTCCTCATATACCGTACGTGGCTCACAAAAGGCTCGTCACTGTAATCCACACGCCGTACCATACCGTTTACCATGGCGGCAGCGTGATACCGATAACAGTTCACTCGCGAGTACGTCCGAGCGTCCTCGCCGCTGAGATCAACAGGATAAGGAATCTGATCAGGCCTTACACCGGGTCCTACACCGAAAGATATCTACAATCGAGGGATCGCATC TATTTCGACGACGAGGCAAGGGAGATACGCGCAAAGGTGGACTCCCTTCTACGAAGAGTACACGTCTTTGTACCACGAGCTGTGGCAAG CGACTTCGTGGAGGAGATAGTGCCGGAACGTATGCGTAGCGGGGATTACATTCGTCGATTGATATCCGGCAAGCACAACTTGAAGAAAGACATGGAGCCAATCTCCTGGTACGAGGTACCAGAACGAAGTAACTTTAGTAACCTGTCCTGCGTCAAGTACATCGGTGGCAAGCCACAGTCCATCAGGAGGCCTTATTTCAAAGTCGCCGATCTACGTCCATCCGACATCAAGAACGACGTCAATTTCCTCAGCTACTATAGCAAGAACCGCGAGGCGGCCGCTAACGCCT CGTCAGACGAACCGATGACGGAAAGGGAATTAAGAAAGG CGAGAGCGTTGCAACCAGAATTAGATGAGTCAACGGTGAAGAGAG CGCCTAGAGTAGAGAAAGAACCGGAATCGAAAccggaaaagaagcgaggatCTAAACGAGGAAAAGCTGAGGAACGAAAATGGGAGACACCGAAGAAAGAGTTGGAAGCTCCTCAAGAATTTGTAGTAGAAACTGTGGCAGTATCGCAGCCTGAACCTGAACCTGAACCTGAACCTGAACCCGTGAAAGAACCCGAACCTGAGCCCGTGAAAGAACCTGAACCTGAACCAGAACCCGTGAAGGAACCGGAACCTGTGAAAGAGCCTAAACCTTCGAAGAAATCGAAGCCGGTGAAGGTAGCTGCACCTGAACCGGTGAAAGAACCTGAACCCGAACCCGAACCTGAACCCGAACCTGTCAAAGAACCTGAACCCGAACCAGTGAAAGAACCTGAACTCGAACTAGTGAAAGAACCTGAACCCGAATCTGTCAAAGAACCTGAACCAGAGCCAGTGAAAGAACCTGAGCCAGTCGAAGAACCAGCAGCTAAGACAGAGGTTAAACAAGAAAATCTGGaagctgaaaataaagaaactgtAAGTGAAACGGAGGAAACGGGCGAAACGGAAGCAACTAGCGACAATG TGAAACACGACAAAGAGGAGGCGGTAAAGAGAATAGAGAAGTACCTGATTAAGGCTGCCGAAGAGGCTAG GACCGACGAAGAAAGGAAACAGGCTGCCGAAGACGAAAGGGTTAGGCTAGAAATGGAGGAGCAAAAAGCGTGGGAAGCACTGCAAGCTGCACAGGAACGAGCGTTACATCTCGACGAGATAGTCGAGCACGAAAAGGCCGAGGCTGAGAGACAGGTAGAAGAACAGAAGATCGAAGCAGCTCGAGCTGAAACTGAAAGAATACTCGAGGAGGAAAG AAAATTAGAGGAAGCGAAAACGGAGGCCATGTTGAAGCAACAGGAGAGAATGATAGTGGAAGAACATTTGGAAAAAGTCAATGAACaggaggaaaaggaagagaggCTAGCGAACGTGACGTTCGACGATGCCGACGAAGTGAAAGAAGTCGATCATTTGCGCGACGACGCGATAACCTGCGACGTTACCGAtcaggaaagagaagaaaaacagTATGAATTGATCACGGACGACGATACCAGG ATCGAGGAAGAAAATGTAAACGAAGAAGAGCATCTCGATATGACGGAAACTTTCGTCGAGGAACCAACAGGAGCCGAAAGTAAACCGGAATCAGGGGCGAACGCTGTTGAAGATGCGCCAAACATCGAGGAAGTGGTTTCCGGTGGGGAAGAAAGCTTCGAATGGGGTGACGAAGATGCTTAA
- the LOC117610062 gene encoding uncharacterized protein LOC117610062 isoform X1 has protein sequence MVYESDFYTTRRPYSRPLVSSYSVTYRPITLPLSTILQLRNVPHIPYVAHKRLVTVIHTPYHTVYHGGSVIPITVHSRVRPSVLAAEINRIRNLIRPYTGSYTERYLQSRDRIYFDDEAREIRAKVDSLLRRVHVFVPRAVASDFVEEIVPERMRSGDYIRRLISGKHNLKKDMEPISWYEVPERSNFSNLSCVKYIGGKPQSIRRPYFKVADLRPSDIKNDVNFLSYYSKNREAAANASSDEPMTERELRKARALQPELDESTVKRAPRVEKEPESKPEKKRGSKRGKAEERKWETPKKELEAPQEFVVETVAVSQPEPEPEPEPEPVKEPEPEPVKEPEPEPEPVKEPEPVKEPKPSKKSKPVKVAAPEPVKEPEPEPEPEPEPVKEPEPEPVKEPELELVKEPEPESVKEPEPEPVKEPEPVEEPAAKTEVKQENLEAENKETVSETEETGETEATSDNVKHDKEEAVKRIEKYLIKAAEEARTDEERKQAAEDERVRLEMEEQKAWEALQAAQERALHLDEIVEHEKAEAERQVEEQKIEAARAETERILEEERKLEEAKTEAMLKQQERMIVEEHLEKVNEQEEKEERLANVTFDDADEVKEVDHLRDDAITCDVTDQEREEKQYELITDDDTRIEEENVNEEEHLDMTETFVEEPTGAESKPESGANAVEDAPNIEEVVSGGEESFEWGDEDA, from the exons ATGGTTTACGAGAGTGACTTCTACACGACCAGACGGCCCTATTCAAGGCCTCTCGTCTCGTCCTACAGCGTCACG TATCGACCGATCACTTTACCCCTATCTACGATCCTTCAG TTGAGGAACGTTCCTCATATACCGTACGTGGCTCACAAAAGGCTCGTCACTGTAATCCACACGCCGTACCATACCGTTTACCATGGCGGCAGCGTGATACCGATAACAGTTCACTCGCGAGTACGTCCGAGCGTCCTCGCCGCTGAGATCAACAGGATAAGGAATCTGATCAGGCCTTACACCGGGTCCTACACCGAAAGATATCTACAATCGAGGGATCGCATC TATTTCGACGACGAGGCAAGGGAGATACGCGCAAAGGTGGACTCCCTTCTACGAAGAGTACACGTCTTTGTACCACGAGCTGTGGCAAG CGACTTCGTGGAGGAGATAGTGCCGGAACGTATGCGTAGCGGGGATTACATTCGTCGATTGATATCCGGCAAGCACAACTTGAAGAAAGACATGGAGCCAATCTCCTGGTACGAGGTACCAGAACGAAGTAACTTTAGTAACCTGTCCTGCGTCAAGTACATCGGTGGCAAGCCACAGTCCATCAGGAGGCCTTATTTCAAAGTCGCCGATCTACGTCCATCCGACATCAAGAACGACGTCAATTTCCTCAGCTACTATAGCAAGAACCGCGAGGCGGCCGCTAACGCCT CGTCAGACGAACCGATGACGGAAAGGGAATTAAGAAAGG CGAGAGCGTTGCAACCAGAATTAGATGAGTCAACGGTGAAGAGAG CGCCTAGAGTAGAGAAAGAACCGGAATCGAAAccggaaaagaagcgaggatCTAAACGAGGAAAAGCTGAGGAACGAAAATGGGAGACACCGAAGAAAGAGTTGGAAGCTCCTCAAGAATTTGTAGTAGAAACTGTGGCAGTATCGCAGCCTGAACCTGAACCTGAACCTGAACCTGAACCCGTGAAAGAACCCGAACCTGAGCCCGTGAAAGAACCTGAACCTGAACCAGAACCCGTGAAGGAACCGGAACCTGTGAAAGAGCCTAAACCTTCGAAGAAATCGAAGCCGGTGAAGGTAGCTGCACCTGAACCGGTGAAAGAACCTGAACCCGAACCCGAACCTGAACCCGAACCTGTCAAAGAACCTGAACCCGAACCAGTGAAAGAACCTGAACTCGAACTAGTGAAAGAACCTGAACCCGAATCTGTCAAAGAACCTGAACCAGAGCCAGTGAAAGAACCTGAGCCAGTCGAAGAACCAGCAGCTAAGACAGAGGTTAAACAAGAAAATCTGGaagctgaaaataaagaaactgtAAGTGAAACGGAGGAAACGGGCGAAACGGAAGCAACTAGCGACAATG TGAAACACGACAAAGAGGAGGCGGTAAAGAGAATAGAGAAGTACCTGATTAAGGCTGCCGAAGAGGCTAG GACCGACGAAGAAAGGAAACAGGCTGCCGAAGACGAAAGGGTTAGGCTAGAAATGGAGGAGCAAAAAGCGTGGGAAGCACTGCAAGCTGCACAGGAACGAGCGTTACATCTCGACGAGATAGTCGAGCACGAAAAGGCCGAGGCTGAGAGACAGGTAGAAGAACAGAAGATCGAAGCAGCTCGAGCTGAAACTGAAAGAATACTCGAGGAGGAAAG AAAATTAGAGGAAGCGAAAACGGAGGCCATGTTGAAGCAACAGGAGAGAATGATAGTGGAAGAACATTTGGAAAAAGTCAATGAACaggaggaaaaggaagagaggCTAGCGAACGTGACGTTCGACGATGCCGACGAAGTGAAAGAAGTCGATCATTTGCGCGACGACGCGATAACCTGCGACGTTACCGAtcaggaaagagaagaaaaacagTATGAATTGATCACGGACGACGATACCAGG ATCGAGGAAGAAAATGTAAACGAAGAAGAGCATCTCGATATGACGGAAACTTTCGTCGAGGAACCAACAGGAGCCGAAAGTAAACCGGAATCAGGGGCGAACGCTGTTGAAGATGCGCCAAACATCGAGGAAGTGGTTTCCGGTGGGGAAGAAAGCTTCGAATGGGGTGACGAAGATGCTTAA
- the LOC117610062 gene encoding uncharacterized protein LOC117610062 isoform X3 → MVYESDFYTTRRPYSRPLVSSYSVTYRPITLPLSTILQYFDDEAREIRAKVDSLLRRVHVFVPRAVASDFVEEIVPERMRSGDYIRRLISGKHNLKKDMEPISWYEVPERSNFSNLSCVKYIGGKPQSIRRPYFKVADLRPSDIKNDVNFLSYYSKNREAAANASSDEPMTERELRKARALQPELDESTVKRAPRVEKEPESKPEKKRGSKRGKAEERKWETPKKELEAPQEFVVETVAVSQPEPEPEPEPEPVKEPEPEPVKEPEPEPEPVKEPEPVKEPKPSKKSKPVKVAAPEPVKEPEPEPEPEPEPVKEPEPEPVKEPELELVKEPEPESVKEPEPEPVKEPEPVEEPAAKTEVKQENLEAENKETVSETEETGETEATSDNVKHDKEEAVKRIEKYLIKAAEEARTDEERKQAAEDERVRLEMEEQKAWEALQAAQERALHLDEIVEHEKAEAERQVEEQKIEAARAETERILEEERKLEEAKTEAMLKQQERMIVEEHLEKVNEQEEKEERLANVTFDDADEVKEVDHLRDDAITCDVTDQEREEKQYELITDDDTRIEEENVNEEEHLDMTETFVEEPTGAESKPESGANAVEDAPNIEEVVSGGEESFEWGDEDA, encoded by the exons ATGGTTTACGAGAGTGACTTCTACACGACCAGACGGCCCTATTCAAGGCCTCTCGTCTCGTCCTACAGCGTCACG TATCGACCGATCACTTTACCCCTATCTACGATCCTTCAG TATTTCGACGACGAGGCAAGGGAGATACGCGCAAAGGTGGACTCCCTTCTACGAAGAGTACACGTCTTTGTACCACGAGCTGTGGCAAG CGACTTCGTGGAGGAGATAGTGCCGGAACGTATGCGTAGCGGGGATTACATTCGTCGATTGATATCCGGCAAGCACAACTTGAAGAAAGACATGGAGCCAATCTCCTGGTACGAGGTACCAGAACGAAGTAACTTTAGTAACCTGTCCTGCGTCAAGTACATCGGTGGCAAGCCACAGTCCATCAGGAGGCCTTATTTCAAAGTCGCCGATCTACGTCCATCCGACATCAAGAACGACGTCAATTTCCTCAGCTACTATAGCAAGAACCGCGAGGCGGCCGCTAACGCCT CGTCAGACGAACCGATGACGGAAAGGGAATTAAGAAAGG CGAGAGCGTTGCAACCAGAATTAGATGAGTCAACGGTGAAGAGAG CGCCTAGAGTAGAGAAAGAACCGGAATCGAAAccggaaaagaagcgaggatCTAAACGAGGAAAAGCTGAGGAACGAAAATGGGAGACACCGAAGAAAGAGTTGGAAGCTCCTCAAGAATTTGTAGTAGAAACTGTGGCAGTATCGCAGCCTGAACCTGAACCTGAACCTGAACCTGAACCCGTGAAAGAACCCGAACCTGAGCCCGTGAAAGAACCTGAACCTGAACCAGAACCCGTGAAGGAACCGGAACCTGTGAAAGAGCCTAAACCTTCGAAGAAATCGAAGCCGGTGAAGGTAGCTGCACCTGAACCGGTGAAAGAACCTGAACCCGAACCCGAACCTGAACCCGAACCTGTCAAAGAACCTGAACCCGAACCAGTGAAAGAACCTGAACTCGAACTAGTGAAAGAACCTGAACCCGAATCTGTCAAAGAACCTGAACCAGAGCCAGTGAAAGAACCTGAGCCAGTCGAAGAACCAGCAGCTAAGACAGAGGTTAAACAAGAAAATCTGGaagctgaaaataaagaaactgtAAGTGAAACGGAGGAAACGGGCGAAACGGAAGCAACTAGCGACAATG TGAAACACGACAAAGAGGAGGCGGTAAAGAGAATAGAGAAGTACCTGATTAAGGCTGCCGAAGAGGCTAG GACCGACGAAGAAAGGAAACAGGCTGCCGAAGACGAAAGGGTTAGGCTAGAAATGGAGGAGCAAAAAGCGTGGGAAGCACTGCAAGCTGCACAGGAACGAGCGTTACATCTCGACGAGATAGTCGAGCACGAAAAGGCCGAGGCTGAGAGACAGGTAGAAGAACAGAAGATCGAAGCAGCTCGAGCTGAAACTGAAAGAATACTCGAGGAGGAAAG AAAATTAGAGGAAGCGAAAACGGAGGCCATGTTGAAGCAACAGGAGAGAATGATAGTGGAAGAACATTTGGAAAAAGTCAATGAACaggaggaaaaggaagagaggCTAGCGAACGTGACGTTCGACGATGCCGACGAAGTGAAAGAAGTCGATCATTTGCGCGACGACGCGATAACCTGCGACGTTACCGAtcaggaaagagaagaaaaacagTATGAATTGATCACGGACGACGATACCAGG ATCGAGGAAGAAAATGTAAACGAAGAAGAGCATCTCGATATGACGGAAACTTTCGTCGAGGAACCAACAGGAGCCGAAAGTAAACCGGAATCAGGGGCGAACGCTGTTGAAGATGCGCCAAACATCGAGGAAGTGGTTTCCGGTGGGGAAGAAAGCTTCGAATGGGGTGACGAAGATGCTTAA
- the LOC117610062 gene encoding uncharacterized protein LOC117610062 isoform X4 gives MVYESDFYTTRRPYSRPLVSSYSVTYFDDEAREIRAKVDSLLRRVHVFVPRAVASDFVEEIVPERMRSGDYIRRLISGKHNLKKDMEPISWYEVPERSNFSNLSCVKYIGGKPQSIRRPYFKVADLRPSDIKNDVNFLSYYSKNREAAANASSDEPMTERELRKARALQPELDESTVKRAPRVEKEPESKPEKKRGSKRGKAEERKWETPKKELEAPQEFVVETVAVSQPEPEPEPEPEPVKEPEPEPVKEPEPEPEPVKEPEPVKEPKPSKKSKPVKVAAPEPVKEPEPEPEPEPEPVKEPEPEPVKEPELELVKEPEPESVKEPEPEPVKEPEPVEEPAAKTEVKQENLEAENKETVSETEETGETEATSDNVKHDKEEAVKRIEKYLIKAAEEARTDEERKQAAEDERVRLEMEEQKAWEALQAAQERALHLDEIVEHEKAEAERQVEEQKIEAARAETERILEEERKLEEAKTEAMLKQQERMIVEEHLEKVNEQEEKEERLANVTFDDADEVKEVDHLRDDAITCDVTDQEREEKQYELITDDDTRIEEENVNEEEHLDMTETFVEEPTGAESKPESGANAVEDAPNIEEVVSGGEESFEWGDEDA, from the exons ATGGTTTACGAGAGTGACTTCTACACGACCAGACGGCCCTATTCAAGGCCTCTCGTCTCGTCCTACAGCGTCACG TATTTCGACGACGAGGCAAGGGAGATACGCGCAAAGGTGGACTCCCTTCTACGAAGAGTACACGTCTTTGTACCACGAGCTGTGGCAAG CGACTTCGTGGAGGAGATAGTGCCGGAACGTATGCGTAGCGGGGATTACATTCGTCGATTGATATCCGGCAAGCACAACTTGAAGAAAGACATGGAGCCAATCTCCTGGTACGAGGTACCAGAACGAAGTAACTTTAGTAACCTGTCCTGCGTCAAGTACATCGGTGGCAAGCCACAGTCCATCAGGAGGCCTTATTTCAAAGTCGCCGATCTACGTCCATCCGACATCAAGAACGACGTCAATTTCCTCAGCTACTATAGCAAGAACCGCGAGGCGGCCGCTAACGCCT CGTCAGACGAACCGATGACGGAAAGGGAATTAAGAAAGG CGAGAGCGTTGCAACCAGAATTAGATGAGTCAACGGTGAAGAGAG CGCCTAGAGTAGAGAAAGAACCGGAATCGAAAccggaaaagaagcgaggatCTAAACGAGGAAAAGCTGAGGAACGAAAATGGGAGACACCGAAGAAAGAGTTGGAAGCTCCTCAAGAATTTGTAGTAGAAACTGTGGCAGTATCGCAGCCTGAACCTGAACCTGAACCTGAACCTGAACCCGTGAAAGAACCCGAACCTGAGCCCGTGAAAGAACCTGAACCTGAACCAGAACCCGTGAAGGAACCGGAACCTGTGAAAGAGCCTAAACCTTCGAAGAAATCGAAGCCGGTGAAGGTAGCTGCACCTGAACCGGTGAAAGAACCTGAACCCGAACCCGAACCTGAACCCGAACCTGTCAAAGAACCTGAACCCGAACCAGTGAAAGAACCTGAACTCGAACTAGTGAAAGAACCTGAACCCGAATCTGTCAAAGAACCTGAACCAGAGCCAGTGAAAGAACCTGAGCCAGTCGAAGAACCAGCAGCTAAGACAGAGGTTAAACAAGAAAATCTGGaagctgaaaataaagaaactgtAAGTGAAACGGAGGAAACGGGCGAAACGGAAGCAACTAGCGACAATG TGAAACACGACAAAGAGGAGGCGGTAAAGAGAATAGAGAAGTACCTGATTAAGGCTGCCGAAGAGGCTAG GACCGACGAAGAAAGGAAACAGGCTGCCGAAGACGAAAGGGTTAGGCTAGAAATGGAGGAGCAAAAAGCGTGGGAAGCACTGCAAGCTGCACAGGAACGAGCGTTACATCTCGACGAGATAGTCGAGCACGAAAAGGCCGAGGCTGAGAGACAGGTAGAAGAACAGAAGATCGAAGCAGCTCGAGCTGAAACTGAAAGAATACTCGAGGAGGAAAG AAAATTAGAGGAAGCGAAAACGGAGGCCATGTTGAAGCAACAGGAGAGAATGATAGTGGAAGAACATTTGGAAAAAGTCAATGAACaggaggaaaaggaagagaggCTAGCGAACGTGACGTTCGACGATGCCGACGAAGTGAAAGAAGTCGATCATTTGCGCGACGACGCGATAACCTGCGACGTTACCGAtcaggaaagagaagaaaaacagTATGAATTGATCACGGACGACGATACCAGG ATCGAGGAAGAAAATGTAAACGAAGAAGAGCATCTCGATATGACGGAAACTTTCGTCGAGGAACCAACAGGAGCCGAAAGTAAACCGGAATCAGGGGCGAACGCTGTTGAAGATGCGCCAAACATCGAGGAAGTGGTTTCCGGTGGGGAAGAAAGCTTCGAATGGGGTGACGAAGATGCTTAA